A genomic window from Triticum urartu cultivar G1812 chromosome 7, Tu2.1, whole genome shotgun sequence includes:
- the LOC125523708 gene encoding cysteine-rich receptor-like protein kinase 43: MTFPLKQLVPCLCGILILLLIMFFSRAKAQPCRSTDSNQDRLRGNYTIAGVGSEFYLIDKKSRGFGNLSDSDGNNTQVLSIVDQSIRLWQLRPDGGDGLEVDGASFSATVAYQPLSSRDSLAFLILPSMLNTSLLMMELMARDDGPLVLTGAGSPEATSRSAAVSGSTVSIRIGVLSNLSITEHYYDDIMVVDITIDRVANKYTVWIDYDSAGRSLSVYADVQANPKPDNIIAEVSLNITNFNPYVRFGLLSTAEQLHNARPRWNATVEQLLPYPYIDIGGGLSRKVTILSSVLGSVATTAVMAVGLACYFNSRYRRWHKDLDQLARSMERLPGVPTKVEFADIKKATGNFHEAMKLGGGGFGTVYRCTLTASASKTERPMDVAVKRFTRDVQNRCYDDFLAEVSIINRLRHKNIVPFVGWSYNKGEPLLVFEFMTNGSLDQHLFPKVSNGTGLQQAQRTGTAIRQWATRYGIVRDIATGLHYVHHEYEPMVLHRDIKASNVMLDSSYRARLGDFGLACTVDVGRNSATGVGGTWGYIAPEYAMCGKATRQTDIYALGVLILEVVTGQRALIRQTVDEGDAQITDRVWRLHRERRLMECVHVVLITGSSPDEDPQHAGGDAERLLLLGLACSSPNPSDRPSMPEVVQVIAKSAPPPEVPLMKPIFMWPPPEGAAWGADDSTGTWMMNNLDGSITSTERQSQSLTAVLHRRATGGHASFQLEP, from the exons ATGACCTTTCCGCTGAAGCAGCTTGTCCCATGTCTCTGCGGCATCCTCATCCTCCTATTAATCATGTTCTTCTCCCGCGCGAAGGCACAGCCGTGCCGAAGCACTGATTCCAATCAGGATCGGCTCAGGGGCAACTACACCATAGCAGGCGTCGGCTCCGAATTCTATCTGATCGATAAAAAATCCAGAGGCTTCGGCAACCTCTCCGACTCCGACGGGAACAACACCCAGGTGTTGTCCATCGTCGATCAGTCGATACGACTCTGGCAACTTCGACCCGACGGCGGCGACGGGCTGGAGGTCGATGGGGCGTCCTTCAGCGCCACCGTGGCATATCAGCCGCTGTCCAGCCGGGATAGCCTCGCCTTCCTCATCCTCCCGTCGATGCTAAACACCTCCTTGCTGATGATGGAACTGATGGCCAGAGATGATGGCCCGCTCGTCCTCACCGGAGCCGGTAGTCCAGAGGCTACATCTCGGAGCGCCGCAGTCTCCGGCAGCACCGTCTCTATCAGGATTGGCGTGCTGTCGAATCTCTCGATCACGGAGCACTACTATGATGACATCATGGTTGTCGATATCACTATCGATCGGGTAGCAAACAAATACACCGTGTGGATCGACTACGACAGTGCGGGGCGCAGCCTGTCGGTCTACGCGGACGTCCAAGCCAATCCCAAGCCTGACAACATCATAGCTGAGGTGAGCCTGAACATTACCAACTTTAACCCGTACGTCCGTTTTGGCCTACTCTCTACGGCGGAGCAGCTACACAACGCTCGACCTCGCTGGAACGCGACGGTCGAGCAGCTCCTCCCTTACCCCTACATCGACATCGGTGGAGGCCTGTCAAGGAAGGTGACCATCCTGTCCTCCGTCCTCGGATCCGTAGCTACCACCGCAGTGATGGCCGTCGGCCTGGCGTGCTACTTCAACTCGAGGTACCGGCGGTGGCACAAGGACCTGGACCAACTCGCGAGATCCATGGAGCGCCTCCCCGGGGTGCCCACCAAGGTGGAATTTGCTGACATCAAGAAGGCCACCGGTAACTTCCACGAAGCCATGAAGCTCGGGGGAGGTGGGTTCGGCACCGTGTACAGGTGCACGCTCACGGCCTCCGCTTCAAAGACGGAGCGACCGATGGATGTCGCGGTCAAGAGGTTCACGCGCGATGTGCAGAACCGCTGCTACGACGACTTTCTTGCCGAGGTCAGCATCATCAACCGGCTACGCCACAAGAACATCGTCCCCTTTGTCG GGTGGTCTTATAACAAAGGAGAGCCACTACTTGTGTTCGAGTTCATGACCAACGGCAGCTTGGATCAACATCTCTTCCCCAAAGTGAGCAATGGCACCGGGCTACAACAGGCGCAACGCACTGGCACGGCCATTCGGCAATGGGCCACCCGCTACGGAATCGTCAGGGACATTGCTACCGGCCTTCACTACGTCCACCACGAGTACGAGCCGATGGTGCTCCACCGTGACATCAAGGCGAGCAATGTGATGCTAGACTCTAGCTATCGGGCACGCCTCGGTGACTTTGGCCTGGCCTGCACCGTGGATGTGGGTCGGAACTCCGCCACCGGCGTTGGTGGCACGTGGGGCTACATTGCGCCGGAGTACGCCATGTGCGGCAAGGCGACGCGGCAGACCGACATATACGCTCTCGGGGTACTCATCCTTGAGGTCGTCACCGGCCAGCGGGCGCTGATTCGACAGACGGTGGATGAAGGCGACGCCCAAATCACAGATAGAGTGTGGCGCCTCCACCGTGAGAGGAGGCTAATGGAGTGCGTCCATGTCGTGCTGATCACAGGTTCTTCTCCGGATGAGGACCCGCAGCACGCTGGAGGTGATGCCGAACGTCTGCTTCTTCTGGGCTTGGCGTGCAGCAGCCCAAACCCGTCAGACCGTCCGAGCATGCCCGAGGTGGTGCAGGTCATCGCCAAGTCAGCACCGCCGCCGGAGGTGCCGCTCATGAAACCAATATTCATGTGGCCACCGCCGGAAGGGGCAGCCTGGGGCGCTGATGATAGCACGGGCACATGGATGATGAATAATCTCGACGGGAGTATCACGAGCACCGAGCGTCAGTCGCAGTCGCTCACAGCGGTGTTGCACAGGCGGGCTACCGGAGGACATGCCTCGTTTCAACTGGAGCCATGA